A stretch of Chitinophaga caeni DNA encodes these proteins:
- the dacB gene encoding D-alanyl-D-alanine carboxypeptidase/D-alanyl-D-alanine endopeptidase: MKKILSLVVSSCICITMQAQQIEGTLQKAINSLVQDDQFKYASYSICVLDGNSGKILFKVNENQALAPASCLKVLTAATALKKLGPRYQYKTRLQYTGHIDSAGTLHGDIIIKGGGDPSLASPRWSSTIEEKLLDKWTAALQGIGIKKVNGRIIGDDSFFDTQTTPDGWIVQDIGNYYGAGPSGLSWRENQFDILLKPTQTGKEVEYIQMKPWIPQLTLVNELTTGANGTGDNAYVYSAPYSNIAYMRGTVGADERNFDISASTPDPALDAAFRLRTALKSGGIDVTGEFTTVRRNQQAIPAEGTTIDITTSPGLDKIIFWFLRKSVNLFGEHLIKTIAYEEHLPVSTKNGVTALRSIWQMEGIDSNSMNIFDGSGLSPANRITTESLAKVMFLAQKEPWFNVFYDALPTINQLKMKDGYINGVRSYTGYATAKNGHKYVFSFIVNNFVGSPGTARQKMWRLLDELK, from the coding sequence ATGAAAAAAATACTTTCCCTCGTTGTGTCGAGTTGTATCTGTATAACGATGCAGGCACAACAGATTGAAGGCACACTTCAGAAAGCCATTAACAGCTTAGTACAAGATGATCAATTTAAATACGCCTCCTATTCCATTTGCGTTTTGGATGGCAATAGCGGTAAAATATTATTCAAGGTCAATGAAAACCAAGCGCTGGCGCCAGCATCTTGCCTGAAAGTTTTGACCGCCGCAACGGCTTTAAAAAAACTGGGACCACGATATCAATATAAAACCCGGCTACAATATACCGGTCATATCGATAGCGCGGGAACTTTGCATGGCGATATCATTATTAAAGGCGGCGGGGATCCAAGTTTGGCTAGCCCGCGCTGGTCATCAACCATTGAAGAAAAATTACTCGATAAATGGACAGCTGCCTTACAAGGCATCGGCATAAAAAAAGTGAATGGCAGGATAATCGGCGATGATAGTTTTTTCGATACGCAAACCACTCCCGATGGCTGGATCGTACAAGACATCGGCAACTATTACGGGGCCGGGCCAAGCGGGCTAAGCTGGCGTGAAAACCAGTTCGACATCTTACTAAAACCAACACAAACCGGGAAAGAAGTAGAGTATATCCAGATGAAACCCTGGATCCCTCAATTAACACTGGTCAATGAATTAACTACCGGCGCCAACGGAACAGGGGATAATGCTTACGTTTACTCTGCACCGTACAGCAATATTGCTTATATGCGCGGTACCGTCGGCGCAGACGAAAGAAACTTCGACATCTCCGCCTCCACGCCTGACCCGGCATTAGATGCGGCATTCCGTTTGAGAACCGCACTTAAATCAGGCGGTATCGATGTAACCGGGGAATTTACCACGGTAAGACGTAATCAACAAGCGATTCCCGCTGAAGGCACTACTATTGACATTACCACCTCCCCCGGGCTTGACAAGATCATATTTTGGTTCTTAAGAAAAAGCGTCAACCTTTTCGGGGAACATCTGATTAAAACGATAGCATACGAAGAGCATTTGCCGGTTTCCACCAAGAACGGCGTTACGGCGCTTCGTTCGATATGGCAAATGGAAGGTATCGATTCTAATTCCATGAATATTTTTGATGGAAGCGGACTTTCCCCGGCCAACCGTATAACAACGGAAAGTTTGGCCAAGGTAATGTTCCTTGCGCAAAAGGAACCCTGGTTCAATGTTTTTTACGATGCATTACCAACCATTAACCAGTTGAAGATGAAAGACGGGTATATCAACGGCGTGAGAAGCTACACGGGTTATGCAACGGCTAAGAACGGTCACAAATATGTATTCTCTTTTATAGTAAATAATTTTGTAGGATCGCCGGGTACAGCAAGACAAAAAATGTGGCGGTTACTAGATGAATTGAAATAA
- a CDS encoding CinA family nicotinamide mononucleotide deamidase-related protein produces MEKVTATIITIGDELLIGQTIDTNSAWMAQQLNAAGIWVHRRVAIGDDANAIAQALDEEKSKTNIILITGGLGPTADDITKPTLCKYFGGKLVEHAPTKARLIEMMQKRGLATLDRNMQQAMVPDVCTVIDNLRGTAPGMWFEQNGKVFVSMPGVPFEMKGLMEASVIPALVEKFQPPGLLHKTLLTAGMGESFVAERLVDFEAQLPGNIKLAYLPSFGVLKLRLTANGVDKIAAEKELEIQFHKLAALVEDIMVADEDISMAEIVAQIMRKAGASIGTAESCTGGGIGAVISSIAGSSDYFKGGVTSYANEVKTGILGVQENTLKLYGAVSEETALEMVNGALKVLHTDYAVAVTGIMGPGGGSDDKPVGTVWIATANNKRAYTRKYEWRYDRKRNTALTITAALVQLKRFVEAKL; encoded by the coding sequence GTGGAAAAAGTTACTGCCACTATAATTACGATCGGGGATGAACTCTTGATAGGACAGACTATTGATACAAATTCTGCCTGGATGGCGCAGCAATTGAACGCGGCAGGCATATGGGTACATCGCCGCGTGGCGATCGGGGATGATGCCAACGCGATCGCACAGGCTTTGGATGAGGAAAAATCGAAAACAAATATCATCTTGATCACCGGGGGATTAGGGCCGACAGCAGATGATATCACGAAACCTACCTTATGCAAGTATTTCGGCGGGAAGTTGGTAGAACATGCGCCCACGAAAGCCAGGTTGATTGAAATGATGCAGAAACGCGGGCTGGCAACCCTGGATAGAAATATGCAACAGGCCATGGTGCCGGATGTTTGCACGGTGATCGATAATTTAAGAGGTACGGCGCCGGGAATGTGGTTCGAACAAAACGGAAAAGTATTCGTATCGATGCCGGGCGTGCCCTTTGAAATGAAAGGATTGATGGAAGCATCGGTAATCCCGGCCTTGGTTGAGAAATTTCAACCCCCGGGACTATTACATAAAACATTGTTAACGGCAGGCATGGGAGAATCTTTTGTTGCGGAAAGACTGGTGGATTTCGAAGCACAATTGCCCGGGAATATCAAGTTGGCATATTTGCCTAGTTTCGGTGTTTTAAAATTGAGGTTAACGGCTAACGGCGTAGATAAAATCGCTGCTGAAAAAGAATTGGAAATACAATTTCATAAGCTTGCAGCTTTGGTGGAAGATATCATGGTGGCCGATGAAGATATATCCATGGCTGAAATCGTAGCGCAAATAATGCGGAAAGCAGGCGCCAGTATCGGTACGGCAGAAAGTTGTACCGGTGGCGGAATCGGCGCTGTAATTTCCTCGATTGCAGGCAGTAGCGATTATTTTAAAGGTGGTGTGACCAGTTATGCTAACGAGGTAAAGACGGGAATTTTAGGTGTACAGGAAAATACGTTAAAATTATATGGCGCAGTAAGCGAAGAAACGGCACTCGAAATGGTAAACGGGGCGTTAAAAGTATTACATACCGATTATGCCGTTGCGGTGACCGGTATTATGGGGCCGGGCGGTGGCTCAGATGATAAACCGGTAGGTACCGTCTGGATTGCCACGGCCAATAATAAGCGGGCTTACACGCGGAAATACGAATGGAGATACGATCGCAAAAGGAATACGGCATTGACGATTACGGCGGCGCTCGTACAATTGAAACGATTTGTTGAAGCAAAGCTGTAA
- a CDS encoding dihydrolipoamide acetyltransferase family protein encodes MAIVELVMPKMGESIMEATILRWHKKPGDPVKVDDTVLEIATDKVDSEVPSIADGEISEILFNENDVVPVGTVIARIKTENGAGAVASPAAPEPPTTQEAPTPAPVAQEAPVTAAPLSSNEPRFYSPLVLTIAQQEGVSFSELEKIPGSGNEGRVTKKDILQYVADKKAGKVAPAATAPVSAPIENTTAQAPAKAANPESRSYGGNVEIIEMDRMRKLIADHMVKSKQVSPHVSSFAEADVTNMVNWRNRVKGTFEKREGEKITFMPLFIEAIVKCIKKYPLVNCSIDGDKIIIKKDINIGMATALPSGNLIVPVIKNADMLNLVGLTKQVNSLATAARNNKLKPDDTQNGTFTITNVGTFGSLGGTPIINQPQVAILAVGAIKKRPVVIETPQGDSIAIRHMMYLSMSYDHRIVDGSIGASFLSAVAAELENFDPERGL; translated from the coding sequence ATGGCTATAGTCGAATTGGTGATGCCCAAGATGGGTGAAAGCATTATGGAAGCAACCATTCTGCGTTGGCATAAAAAGCCAGGAGATCCCGTAAAAGTGGATGATACCGTATTGGAAATTGCTACCGATAAAGTGGATAGCGAAGTTCCTTCTATAGCGGATGGTGAAATATCCGAAATCCTATTTAACGAGAACGATGTAGTGCCCGTTGGTACCGTCATTGCACGGATCAAAACAGAAAACGGCGCCGGCGCCGTTGCAAGCCCTGCTGCGCCCGAACCGCCAACAACGCAAGAAGCGCCGACTCCTGCCCCGGTAGCACAGGAAGCGCCCGTTACAGCTGCTCCTTTAAGTAGCAACGAACCCCGTTTTTATTCTCCGCTTGTTTTAACAATTGCACAACAGGAAGGTGTAAGTTTCTCTGAATTGGAAAAGATTCCGGGTTCAGGAAATGAAGGCCGTGTAACGAAAAAAGATATCTTGCAATACGTGGCGGATAAGAAAGCCGGGAAAGTGGCTCCCGCCGCTACAGCGCCCGTTTCAGCTCCAATAGAAAATACAACTGCCCAGGCGCCTGCGAAAGCAGCTAACCCCGAAAGCCGTTCTTACGGGGGCAATGTCGAGATCATCGAAATGGATCGCATGCGCAAGTTGATCGCGGATCATATGGTGAAAAGCAAGCAAGTGAGCCCGCACGTAAGTAGCTTCGCGGAAGCGGACGTTACTAACATGGTAAACTGGAGAAACCGTGTGAAGGGTACTTTCGAAAAACGCGAAGGGGAGAAGATCACTTTCATGCCCCTGTTCATCGAAGCAATCGTGAAATGCATAAAGAAATACCCGTTGGTGAATTGCTCTATCGATGGCGATAAGATCATTATCAAGAAAGATATTAATATCGGCATGGCAACAGCTTTACCAAGTGGTAACCTGATCGTTCCCGTTATTAAGAACGCAGATATGCTGAACTTGGTCGGGTTAACCAAACAGGTAAATAGCTTGGCTACCGCTGCCAGGAACAATAAATTGAAGCCCGATGATACCCAGAATGGTACCTTCACCATTACAAATGTCGGTACTTTCGGCAGCTTGGGCGGCACACCGATCATCAACCAACCCCAAGTAGCGATCTTGGCTGTTGGCGCGATTAAAAAACGGCCGGTAGTGATCGAGACACCGCAAGGCGACTCTATAGCGATCCGTCATATGATGTACCTTTCTATGAGCTACGATCACCGTATTGTGGATGGTTCCATCGGGGCATCATTCTTGAGTGCAGTGGCTGCGGAATTGGAGAATTTTGATCCGGAACGCGGGCTATAA
- a CDS encoding RNA recognition motif domain-containing protein, producing the protein MNIYVANLNYRLNDEDLHQLFSEFGQVTSAKIIKDHETGRSRGFGFVEMPNEEEGLKALENLNGSEVDGKQLTVNEARPKQPNNNFRGGGNSRGGGYGPRRY; encoded by the coding sequence ATGAACATCTACGTAGCCAACCTGAACTACAGGTTGAACGATGAAGACCTTCACCAGCTCTTCAGCGAATTCGGACAAGTAACCTCAGCTAAGATCATCAAAGATCATGAAACTGGCCGTTCCCGCGGTTTCGGTTTCGTGGAAATGCCTAACGAAGAAGAAGGATTAAAAGCTCTGGAAAATCTGAATGGCAGCGAGGTGGATGGTAAACAATTAACAGTAAACGAAGCTAGACCCAAGCAACCGAATAATAATTTTAGAGGTGGTGGTAATAGCCGTGGTGGAGGATATGGTCCACGTCGTTACTAA
- a CDS encoding DUF4230 domain-containing protein yields MKKILAWIVILFILIAVFALGKRYGSKTVTQQVVSNSFVVKEIAELATLEVRGTASIKRSNIENSGDWTDNLKKTFAENTVWVNVPYIAKYGVDLDDKNFKLHFKEGEGITIELPAPKLLSYELRLNEMEASARKGWFTFSDDETYTEVQKKLYQQSRQQLAGNKIYTDQSKKKIKGILENYYSPLNIKVTVRFDDEKMDKITLP; encoded by the coding sequence ATGAAGAAAATATTAGCTTGGATTGTCATCCTGTTTATTTTAATCGCGGTTTTCGCATTGGGCAAGAGATACGGAAGCAAGACCGTAACGCAACAGGTAGTTTCCAATAGTTTCGTTGTTAAGGAGATCGCAGAATTGGCCACCCTCGAAGTGCGGGGAACTGCCAGTATAAAGCGGAGTAATATTGAAAATTCAGGGGACTGGACCGATAATCTGAAAAAAACATTCGCTGAAAATACCGTTTGGGTGAACGTACCCTATATAGCCAAGTATGGAGTTGACTTGGACGACAAGAATTTTAAGCTCCATTTTAAAGAAGGCGAGGGTATTACCATCGAGTTACCGGCACCCAAATTACTCTCCTACGAGCTAAGGCTCAACGAAATGGAAGCATCCGCCAGGAAGGGTTGGTTCACGTTTTCAGATGATGAAACGTACACGGAAGTACAAAAGAAATTATACCAACAATCCCGGCAACAGCTGGCCGGCAATAAAATTTATACCGACCAATCCAAGAAAAAAATCAAGGGCATACTAGAAAATTATTACAGTCCTTTAAACATAAAGGTTACCGTTCGTTTCGATGATGAAAAAATGGATAAGATTACGCTGCCTTAA
- a CDS encoding cupin domain-containing protein, which yields MTKSAQYWKSTLGLLPHPEGGAFKETYRAAIEIPTDRGTRHASTAIYFLLEAGQFSAFHRIRSDEMWHFYDGVPLHIYEIQVDGTFILHKLGNAASQGCQFQVVIPAGSWFAAKVAEPGGYSLVGCTVSPGFDFQDFEMAERNRLQSQFPEHATLIASLTYEQKPS from the coding sequence ATGACTAAGTCAGCCCAATACTGGAAATCTACTTTAGGCTTGTTACCTCATCCTGAAGGCGGGGCCTTCAAAGAAACTTACCGTGCTGCTATTGAAATACCAACCGATCGCGGTACACGGCATGCTTCCACAGCAATTTATTTTTTGCTTGAGGCGGGGCAATTTTCCGCCTTTCACCGCATCCGATCCGATGAGATGTGGCATTTTTATGATGGTGTGCCCCTGCATATTTACGAGATTCAAGTTGACGGTACCTTTATTTTACATAAGCTGGGAAATGCAGCAAGTCAAGGTTGCCAATTCCAAGTTGTAATACCGGCGGGTAGCTGGTTCGCAGCCAAGGTGGCAGAACCGGGCGGGTATAGTTTAGTAGGCTGCACGGTATCTCCCGGGTTTGATTTCCAGGATTTTGAAATGGCAGAACGGAACCGTTTACAGTCACAATTTCCCGAACATGCAACTTTAATCGCGAGCCTAACATACGAACAGAAGCCATCATAA
- a CDS encoding GNAT family N-acetyltransferase, which yields MDVYEVLSDGFKLSTDKDLLDLELIYKVLSGTYWAENIPVEVIAKSVEHSLCFGLYHGGGQQLGFARMVTDRATFAYLADVFVIPGYRGKGLSKFMMKAILEHPDMKGLRRIMLATRDAHGLYKQFGFTAVPNPEIFMQIHRPSIYKNQIQND from the coding sequence ATGGATGTGTATGAAGTTTTGTCTGATGGGTTTAAGCTGAGTACCGATAAGGATTTGCTGGATTTAGAATTGATTTACAAGGTATTGTCTGGTACCTATTGGGCTGAAAATATCCCGGTAGAAGTTATAGCTAAATCTGTGGAACATTCTTTATGTTTTGGTTTATATCATGGCGGTGGGCAGCAGCTGGGCTTTGCCAGGATGGTTACCGATAGAGCCACCTTTGCATATTTGGCAGATGTATTTGTTATTCCTGGTTACAGGGGAAAAGGACTGTCTAAATTCATGATGAAAGCTATCTTGGAACATCCGGATATGAAGGGCTTGAGAAGAATTATGTTAGCCACCCGGGATGCACATGGTTTATACAAACAATTTGGATTTACGGCGGTGCCCAACCCTGAAATTTTCATGCAAATTCATAGACCCAGCATTTATAAAAATCAAATTCAAAATGACTAA
- a CDS encoding helix-turn-helix domain-containing protein produces MKSQSKLAQLSLRPYVQQYTYVEMESWDELSHHHKLFTLGEQSLVFILSGSITCQPCEHVPFELPKASVVGPFSCKQTTKVSGPVKAFVVRLNTYGAYRLLGLSMDTVVNYYRDLLKIDFNFWQNICDSISSARSFDEMIRLMDSSLIQKMQYHTCYLKEVDSMIHYMEMQKTVIDWDAMAKYFKTSRHTLERQFMEVTGLTPQMYCRITRFTATMQQVHKLHTPAWRHVLAQNGYSSPSQFVKDFYYFGSNKNILATQKDRKPTMQISFRKIQQVAQSLYPAAAS; encoded by the coding sequence ATGAAAAGCCAGTCAAAACTTGCTCAATTGTCATTGCGACCTTATGTACAGCAATATACTTATGTTGAGATGGAAAGCTGGGATGAGCTGTCCCACCATCATAAGTTGTTTACCCTCGGTGAACAATCGCTCGTATTTATACTTTCCGGTTCCATTACATGCCAGCCCTGCGAGCACGTACCGTTTGAACTACCGAAGGCGTCCGTAGTAGGACCGTTCAGTTGCAAACAAACCACGAAAGTTAGCGGCCCGGTAAAAGCATTCGTGGTGCGCTTGAACACTTACGGCGCTTATCGCCTCCTAGGTCTGAGCATGGATACCGTTGTTAATTATTACAGGGACCTGCTGAAGATAGATTTTAACTTTTGGCAAAATATATGCGATTCAATATCCTCGGCAAGATCATTCGACGAAATGATCCGCTTGATGGATAGCAGCTTGATACAAAAAATGCAATACCATACCTGCTATTTAAAAGAAGTTGATAGCATGATTCATTATATGGAGATGCAGAAAACGGTAATAGACTGGGATGCCATGGCTAAATATTTCAAAACTTCCCGGCATACATTGGAAAGACAGTTCATGGAAGTTACCGGTCTTACCCCTCAAATGTATTGCAGGATTACGCGGTTTACCGCAACGATGCAGCAGGTGCATAAGCTGCATACGCCGGCATGGCGCCATGTATTGGCCCAAAATGGCTATAGCAGTCCTTCGCAATTCGTAAAAGATTTTTATTATTTCGGTTCCAATAAAAATATTCTAGCAACGCAAAAAGATCGAAAACCGACAATGCAGATTTCTTTCAGGAAGATTCAGCAAGTAGCACAATCATTGTACCCTGCTGCTGCTAGCTGA
- a CDS encoding alpha/beta hydrolase family protein, producing the protein MKKYINWLSCLMVAAPMSILAQSKKPLDHSVYDGWQNIGQQKISTDGHWILYNIDVQEGDDQLVIKSTKDQTTYLVDRGYNGNFSFNNQYMVCSVKPHFKDLRQAKIDKKKPNEMPHDSLVVLNLASGIVERIADVKSYAVAEEGGDVFAYQRHPQKDTTHKKKTTGNEAEKSDAAAPYFAPPRGGKDNDEGSLIIRKFDQKFADTLEGVSHYEFNRPGSSLLIVKEKTKKDSLSAVGLAIWMVDKRDTKFISYGDGMYKQFNFDKRGEQVAFVVSRDSSKALQHFYELKYYQPKLDSAETVVTNASPGIPRGWGVSENGRISFSDDGSKLFFGTAPIRPPKDTSIVDFEVAKVDIWHYQDDYLQPMQLKNLDRELKRTYTAVYYPASNKYLQLSDGDLENIRLTQDKNATYALGFTDKGNRIRMQWTGSTLKKLYAVNTETGAKTLIVDNLDSYGEISPSGKYITWYDQNTKQWNAYEIASQTTRVITKEIPQPLYDVENDVPDAPRAYGIACWSEDDQSVFIYDQYDIWQVDPKAGKAPFMITGGYGRSHKTRLRYERLDPEQYFVSTKDTWYLEAFNDTSKYSGYFTYNARRKKALQEVIMAPFAYRSLRKAKNASYFTFTKSTYEMSPNVFGGKDIADATQYSQINPQQANYNWGTAELYTWTTFKGHKSTGILYKPEDFNPGKKYPVLLYFYEKLSDGLYNYQAPAPTPSRLNISFFVSRGYIVFAPDITYEKGQPGESAYDYIVSGAESLTKLPYIDGKNMGIQGQSWGGYQVAYLITRTNLFKAAWSGAPVANMTSAYGGIRWGSGMNRQFQYELGQSRIGATLWEDQEAYIANSPLFHLPNVETPVVIMANDGDGAVPWYQGIEMFTGLRRLGKPTWLLNYNNDEHNLMMRQNRKDIQRREQQFFDYYLKGGPNVEWIKYGVPATEKGIDWGWDTVK; encoded by the coding sequence ATGAAGAAATACATTAATTGGCTGAGCTGCTTGATGGTAGCCGCCCCGATGTCAATTTTAGCACAATCTAAAAAACCGCTGGACCATTCTGTTTACGACGGCTGGCAAAACATCGGTCAACAGAAAATTAGTACCGACGGGCATTGGATTTTATACAATATAGATGTCCAAGAAGGGGATGACCAGCTTGTTATTAAAAGTACAAAGGATCAAACAACCTACTTGGTAGATCGCGGTTACAATGGGAATTTTTCATTTAATAACCAATACATGGTTTGTTCGGTAAAGCCGCATTTCAAGGATCTCCGGCAAGCTAAGATCGATAAGAAAAAGCCTAATGAAATGCCGCACGACAGCCTAGTTGTACTCAACTTAGCTTCAGGAATCGTGGAACGTATAGCGGATGTGAAATCATACGCGGTAGCCGAAGAAGGCGGGGATGTATTTGCTTACCAAAGACATCCGCAAAAAGATACTACCCATAAAAAGAAAACAACTGGAAATGAAGCTGAAAAAAGTGATGCGGCGGCTCCTTATTTTGCACCGCCACGCGGTGGGAAAGATAATGATGAAGGGAGTTTAATCATCCGGAAATTCGATCAGAAGTTTGCTGACACGCTGGAAGGAGTGAGTCATTACGAGTTTAACAGGCCGGGAAGTTCCTTGTTGATCGTCAAGGAGAAAACTAAAAAGGATTCCCTTTCCGCCGTAGGGTTAGCGATCTGGATGGTAGATAAACGCGATACCAAATTTATCAGCTACGGTGATGGCATGTATAAACAATTCAATTTCGATAAACGAGGAGAACAAGTCGCATTCGTTGTTTCAAGGGACAGCAGCAAGGCTTTACAACACTTCTACGAACTGAAATATTACCAGCCTAAACTCGATAGCGCTGAAACCGTTGTAACTAATGCTTCCCCTGGAATACCCCGGGGCTGGGGCGTTTCAGAAAACGGGAGAATTAGTTTTAGTGATGACGGTTCTAAATTATTCTTCGGAACAGCGCCTATTCGTCCACCGAAAGATACTAGCATCGTGGATTTTGAAGTTGCCAAAGTTGATATCTGGCATTACCAGGACGATTATTTACAACCGATGCAACTGAAGAATTTGGACCGGGAGCTTAAACGTACCTACACGGCGGTATATTACCCCGCTTCAAATAAGTACCTGCAACTATCCGACGGGGACCTGGAAAATATCCGTTTGACACAGGATAAAAATGCTACTTACGCCTTGGGCTTTACAGATAAGGGTAACCGCATCCGCATGCAATGGACCGGTAGTACTTTGAAGAAATTATATGCCGTAAACACGGAAACGGGCGCTAAAACCTTGATCGTTGACAACCTGGATTCCTACGGTGAAATTTCTCCTTCAGGCAAATACATTACCTGGTACGACCAAAATACAAAGCAATGGAATGCTTATGAAATTGCTAGTCAAACTACACGTGTAATCACGAAAGAGATACCGCAACCTTTATACGATGTTGAGAATGATGTTCCGGACGCCCCGCGCGCCTATGGTATCGCTTGCTGGTCTGAAGATGACCAGTCCGTTTTCATTTATGATCAATACGACATTTGGCAAGTTGACCCCAAAGCCGGCAAGGCGCCATTTATGATTACAGGCGGATACGGGCGCTCGCATAAAACCCGCTTGCGTTACGAGCGCTTAGATCCGGAGCAATATTTCGTTAGCACTAAGGATACCTGGTACTTGGAAGCATTTAATGATACATCTAAATACAGTGGTTATTTTACTTACAATGCGCGCCGTAAGAAAGCTTTGCAAGAAGTGATAATGGCTCCCTTTGCCTACCGCTCTTTACGGAAGGCAAAAAATGCTTCTTATTTCACCTTCACGAAGAGCACCTACGAAATGTCTCCGAATGTTTTCGGGGGAAAAGATATCGCGGATGCCACCCAGTATAGCCAGATCAACCCACAACAGGCAAATTATAATTGGGGTACAGCCGAACTCTATACCTGGACAACTTTTAAAGGACATAAAAGTACGGGGATATTATACAAACCGGAAGACTTTAACCCGGGTAAAAAGTACCCTGTACTACTTTATTTCTACGAGAAATTGTCGGACGGGCTATATAATTACCAAGCTCCTGCTCCCACTCCATCACGCTTAAACATATCATTTTTCGTAAGCCGCGGCTATATTGTTTTCGCACCGGACATCACTTACGAGAAGGGGCAGCCGGGAGAAAGCGCTTACGATTATATCGTGAGCGGGGCAGAGAGTTTAACCAAATTGCCCTATATCGATGGTAAAAATATGGGCATACAAGGTCAAAGCTGGGGCGGTTACCAGGTAGCTTATTTAATAACCCGCACCAATTTGTTTAAAGCAGCATGGTCGGGCGCCCCAGTTGCCAATATGACCAGTGCATATGGCGGAATCCGCTGGGGAAGCGGGATGAACCGTCAGTTCCAATATGAATTAGGTCAATCAAGGATCGGGGCAACACTCTGGGAAGACCAGGAAGCATATATTGCCAACTCACCCTTATTCCATTTGCCAAATGTTGAAACGCCCGTAGTTATCATGGCAAACGATGGTGATGGCGCTGTACCTTGGTACCAAGGTATCGAGATGTTTACCGGTTTGAGAAGACTGGGGAAACCTACTTGGTTGTTGAACTACAACAATGATGAACATAACCTGATGATGCGTCAGAACCGGAAAGATATACAGCGGCGGGAACAACAGTTCTTTGATTATTACCTCAAGGGCGGACCGAACGTTGAATGGATAAAATACGGTGTTCCCGCAACAGAAAAAGGGATCGATTGGGGTTGGGATACCGTGAAATAA